The following are encoded in a window of Prevotella melaninogenica genomic DNA:
- a CDS encoding TraG family conjugative transposon ATPase, with product MRNTSKMTTLENKFPLLAVEHGCIISKDADITVAFEVELPELYTVTGAEYEAIHGCWCKAIKVLPYFCVVHKQDWFIKEKYMPELQKDDMSFLSRSFERHFNERPYLKHSCYLYLTKTTKERNRMQSNFSTLCRGHIIPKELDKETAGKFMEAAEQFERIMNDSGFVRLRRLSTDEIVGTEKSAGLIERYFSLMPEGDTTLQDIDLSAKEMRIGDNRLCLHTLSDAEDMPGKVATDIRYEKLSTDRSDCRLSFASPVGLLLSCNHIYNQYVIIDNSEENLQKFEKSARNMQSLSRYSRSNSINREWIDQYLNEAHSYGLTSVRAHFNVMAWSDDAEELKHIKNDVGSQLASMECVPHHNTIDCPTLYWAAMPGNAADFPAEESFHTFIEQAVCLFTEETNYRSSLSPFGIKMVDRLTGKPLHLDISDLPMKRGITTNRNKFVLGPSGSGKSFFMNHLVRQYYEQGTHVVLVDTGNSYQGLCEMIRCKTNGADGVYFTYTEEKPISFNPFYTDDYVFDVEKKDSIKTLLLTLWKSEDDKVTKTESGELGSAVNAYIERIRADRSIVPSFNTFYEYMRDDYRRELAEREIKVEKSDFNIDNMLTTMRQYYRDGRYDFLLNSTENIDLLGKRFIVFEIDSIKENRELFPVVTIIIMEAFINKMRRLKGVRKQLIVEEAWKALSSANMAEYLRYMYKTVRKYYGEAIVVTQEVDDIISSPVVKESIINNSDCKILLDQRKYMNKFDAIQSLLGLTEKEKSQILSINMANNPSRLYKEVWIGLGGTQSAVYATEVSAEEYLAYTTEETEKVEVYRLAEQLGGDIEAVIRQLAERRRKKE from the coding sequence ATGAGAAATACATCCAAAATGACAACACTGGAAAACAAGTTCCCCCTGCTGGCGGTGGAGCATGGCTGCATCATCTCCAAAGACGCCGACATCACGGTGGCTTTTGAGGTGGAACTGCCGGAGCTTTACACCGTGACGGGCGCAGAGTACGAGGCGATACACGGCTGCTGGTGCAAGGCTATCAAGGTGCTGCCGTACTTCTGCGTCGTGCATAAGCAGGATTGGTTCATCAAGGAGAAATATATGCCGGAGTTACAGAAGGACGACATGAGTTTCTTGAGCCGTTCCTTTGAACGCCACTTCAACGAGCGTCCGTACCTGAAACACTCCTGCTATCTCTACTTGACCAAGACGACGAAAGAACGTAACCGTATGCAGAGCAACTTCAGTACGCTGTGCCGGGGACATATCATCCCGAAGGAGCTGGACAAGGAAACCGCCGGGAAGTTCATGGAGGCCGCCGAACAGTTCGAGCGCATCATGAACGACAGCGGCTTTGTGAGGCTGCGCCGCCTCTCCACCGACGAGATTGTCGGGACGGAGAAGTCCGCCGGGCTGATAGAGCGTTACTTCTCGCTCATGCCCGAAGGCGACACGACCTTGCAGGACATCGACCTCTCGGCAAAAGAAATGCGTATCGGTGACAACCGCCTGTGCCTGCACACCCTCTCCGACGCGGAGGATATGCCAGGAAAGGTGGCTACCGACATCCGCTACGAGAAACTCTCCACCGACCGCTCGGACTGTCGCCTCTCCTTCGCCTCCCCCGTGGGGCTGCTGCTTTCCTGCAACCACATCTATAACCAGTATGTGATTATCGACAACAGCGAGGAAAATTTGCAGAAGTTCGAGAAGTCCGCAAGGAATATGCAGTCGCTATCCCGATACAGCCGGAGCAACAGCATCAACCGCGAGTGGATAGACCAGTACCTGAACGAAGCCCATTCCTACGGGCTGACCTCGGTACGGGCGCACTTCAACGTCATGGCGTGGAGCGATGACGCGGAGGAACTGAAGCATATCAAGAACGATGTGGGCAGCCAGCTGGCAAGCATGGAGTGCGTGCCGCACCACAATACCATCGACTGCCCGACGCTCTACTGGGCGGCGATGCCCGGCAACGCGGCGGACTTCCCGGCGGAAGAGAGTTTCCATACATTCATCGAGCAGGCGGTGTGCCTCTTCACGGAGGAAACCAACTACCGCAGTTCGCTCTCGCCCTTCGGCATCAAGATGGTGGACAGGCTTACGGGAAAACCGTTGCACCTCGACATCAGCGACCTGCCGATGAAGCGGGGTATCACGACCAACCGCAACAAGTTCGTGTTGGGTCCTTCGGGCAGCGGCAAATCCTTTTTTATGAACCACCTCGTGAGGCAATACTACGAGCAGGGTACGCACGTGGTGCTGGTGGACACGGGAAACTCCTATCAGGGCTTGTGCGAGATGATCCGGTGCAAGACAAACGGGGCGGACGGCGTGTACTTCACCTACACGGAGGAGAAACCGATTTCGTTCAACCCGTTCTACACCGATGATTACGTGTTCGACGTGGAGAAAAAGGACAGCATCAAGACATTGCTGCTGACGCTCTGGAAGTCGGAGGACGACAAAGTGACGAAGACGGAGAGCGGCGAACTGGGCAGTGCGGTGAACGCCTATATCGAGCGTATCAGGGCTGACCGGAGCATCGTCCCCTCGTTCAACACCTTCTACGAGTATATGCGCGACGACTACCGCCGCGAACTGGCGGAACGTGAGATAAAGGTGGAGAAGTCCGACTTCAACATCGACAATATGCTCACCACCATGCGGCAGTATTACCGGGACGGACGCTACGACTTCCTGCTCAACTCCACGGAGAACATCGACCTGCTCGGCAAGCGGTTCATCGTCTTCGAGATTGACAGTATAAAGGAAAATCGCGAGCTTTTCCCTGTGGTGACCATCATCATCATGGAAGCCTTCATCAACAAGATGCGCCGATTGAAAGGCGTAAGGAAACAGTTGATAGTGGAAGAGGCTTGGAAGGCTCTATCTTCGGCGAACATGGCTGAGTACCTGCGCTATATGTACAAGACCGTGCGCAAGTATTACGGGGAGGCAATCGTGGTGACGCAGGAGGTGGACGACATCATTTCCTCGCCCGTCGTCAAGGAGAGCATCATCAACAACTCCGACTGCAAGATACTCCTTGACCAGCGGAAGTACATGAACAAGTTTGATGCCATACAGTCCCTGTTGGGTCTGACGGAGAAAGAGAAGTCGCAGATACTCTCCATCAACATGGCGAACAACCCGTCAAGGCTCTACAAGGAAGTGTGGATAGGACTGGGCGGCACGCAGTCGGCAGTCTATGCCACCGAAGTTAGTGCTGAAGAGTATCTGGCGTACACCACCGAAGAAACGGAAAAAGTAGAGGTTTACCGTCTGGCGGAACAGTTGGGCGGCGACATTGAAGCCGTCATCCGGCAGCTTGCCGAAAGGCGGAGAAAAAAGGAATAA
- a CDS encoding DUF4133 domain-containing protein yields MAEYPINKGIGRPVEFKGLKAQYLFIFCGGLLALFVLFVILYMVGIDQWICIGFGAASSSVLVWQTFALNARYGEHGLMKLGAARSHPRYLINRRRITRLLKRQRKEETT; encoded by the coding sequence ATGGCTGAATACCCGATAAACAAGGGTATCGGCCGTCCGGTCGAGTTCAAGGGTTTGAAGGCTCAGTACCTCTTCATCTTCTGCGGAGGTCTGCTGGCTCTCTTCGTCCTGTTCGTCATCCTCTATATGGTCGGCATCGACCAGTGGATATGTATCGGCTTCGGCGCGGCATCGTCTTCCGTCCTCGTATGGCAGACCTTCGCGCTGAACGCCCGGTACGGCGAACACGGGCTGATGAAATTGGGAGCGGCAAGGAGCCATCCCCGATACCTTATCAACCGACGGCGGATCACCCGATTACTCAAACGGCAACGAAAGGAAGAAACGACATGA
- a CDS encoding DUF4134 domain-containing protein, with translation MNKNIRQKLIIAAALMIAATASAFAQGNGLAGINEATSMVSSYFDPGTKLIYAIGAVVGLIGGVKVYGKFSSGDPDTSKTAASWFGACIFLIVAATILRSFFL, from the coding sequence ATGAACAAGAACATCAGACAAAAGTTAATCATCGCTGCGGCACTTATGATTGCCGCAACCGCCTCCGCTTTCGCACAGGGAAACGGTCTGGCTGGCATCAACGAAGCCACCTCTATGGTGAGTTCGTATTTCGACCCCGGCACGAAATTAATCTACGCCATCGGCGCGGTAGTCGGGCTTATCGGTGGCGTGAAAGTGTACGGAAAATTCTCGTCCGGAGACCCGGACACCTCGAAGACCGCCGCCTCGTGGTTCGGGGCTTGTATCTTCTTGATTGTCGCCGCCACTATCCTGCGCTCATTCTTCCTTTAA
- a CDS encoding DUF3408 domain-containing protein yields MNTQKQQRSMKRTNKNRQAEYLQTGKSERTAVRAAKCVTDYGHENTDVDFRKDKGRDKPLSTFLQASEIKTRQCIYISREIHEKVAIVTSRMGNGLSIGKFVDNILRDHFRQYGQQYMEQIENAQKVRL; encoded by the coding sequence ATAAACACTCAAAAACAACAAAGAAGTATGAAAAGAACAAATAAGAACCGTCAGGCTGAGTATCTGCAAACAGGAAAGAGTGAAAGAACCGCTGTCCGTGCAGCAAAGTGTGTAACCGACTACGGGCATGAAAATACCGACGTTGACTTCCGCAAGGATAAAGGCAGAGACAAACCGCTCTCGACTTTCCTGCAAGCATCGGAAATCAAAACGCGGCAATGTATATACATCAGCCGAGAAATTCATGAGAAAGTCGCTATCGTTACCAGTCGGATGGGAAACGGTTTGAGCATCGGCAAGTTTGTGGATAACATCCTCCGCGACCATTTCCGACAATACGGGCAGCAGTACATGGAACAGATTGAAAACGCCCAAAAAGTAAGATTATGA
- a CDS encoding DUF3408 domain-containing protein codes for MAKKTRIEDIDSEAVINSFRLDDTSIPPEARSTDGNAPVPPPKEAIQEAVSPPASHSKEEPERRRRNSKPEKLDYDTVFICGSNITARLGKQVYIRKEYHDRIQKMLHVIGGNEVTIAAFLDNVLTHHFTLFQDEIAESFKRHMESYNL; via the coding sequence ATGGCAAAGAAAACAAGAATCGAGGACATCGACAGCGAAGCCGTAATCAACTCATTTCGACTGGACGATACAAGCATTCCGCCGGAAGCGAGAAGCACGGACGGGAACGCTCCTGTCCCACCTCCGAAAGAAGCGATACAAGAAGCCGTTTCTCCACCCGCCTCGCACTCCAAAGAGGAGCCGGAACGCAGGCGCAGGAACAGCAAGCCGGAAAAATTGGATTATGACACAGTATTCATATGCGGTTCCAATATCACGGCAAGGCTCGGCAAGCAGGTCTATATCCGCAAGGAGTACCACGACCGCATACAGAAGATGCTTCATGTAATCGGAGGCAACGAAGTGACTATCGCGGCATTTCTTGACAACGTGCTGACACACCATTTCACGCTGTTCCAAGACGAGATAGCCGAATCGTTCAAACGGCACATGGAATCCTATAATTTATAA
- a CDS encoding ParA family protein — protein MKEATYVAISTQKGGAGKTTLTVLVASYLHYVKGYNVAVVDCDFPQYSIHDMRKRDMKAVMEDGHYKVLAYEQLKRLKKNPYTIRCSRAEDAVKTAENLVAAQPDLDFVFFDLPGTINNADVVQTISQMDYIFTPIIADRVVMESSIKFATVINEQMISTGKSGIKGIYLVWNMVDGREKTELYKAYDKVCAEFALPILETHLPDSKRFRKETAAERKAVFRSTAFPADKILVRGSNLDKLVDEILGIIKN, from the coding sequence ATGAAAGAAGCAACTTATGTGGCAATCTCCACGCAGAAAGGTGGAGCGGGTAAGACAACCCTGACAGTGCTTGTAGCAAGCTATCTGCACTATGTGAAAGGCTACAACGTAGCCGTGGTGGACTGCGATTTCCCGCAGTACAGTATCCATGACATGCGCAAGCGTGACATGAAAGCCGTCATGGAGGACGGGCATTACAAGGTGCTGGCGTATGAGCAGCTCAAACGACTGAAGAAGAACCCGTACACCATCAGATGCAGCCGTGCGGAAGATGCGGTAAAGACCGCCGAAAATCTGGTGGCAGCGCAGCCCGACCTCGATTTCGTGTTCTTCGACCTGCCGGGAACAATCAACAATGCCGATGTGGTGCAGACCATTTCCCAAATGGACTATATCTTCACGCCCATCATCGCCGACCGTGTGGTGATGGAGAGTTCCATCAAGTTCGCCACTGTCATCAACGAACAGATGATAAGCACGGGCAAGTCCGGCATCAAAGGGATTTACCTCGTGTGGAACATGGTGGACGGACGCGAAAAGACTGAACTTTACAAGGCATACGACAAGGTCTGTGCCGAGTTCGCCCTGCCCATTCTGGAAACACATCTACCGGACAGTAAGCGCTTCCGCAAGGAGACGGCGGCAGAACGCAAGGCGGTATTCCGCTCCACGGCGTTTCCGGCGGACAAAATACTGGTACGCGGCAGCAACCTCGACAAACTCGTCGATGAGATTCTCGGCATCATCAAAAACTGA